In Archangium violaceum, the following are encoded in one genomic region:
- a CDS encoding O-antigen ligase family protein: MVVGDTAERRDVVAFYALTAFAALMYMVPQAWIPALAPLRLALLTSGLAAGLMALRRLGRAEPLYFDGARGLALLAFSGLALASMTWSVNPEVSRFTAIELLKLTAIYLTLVNVVTTPKRLAVVCGAVVLASIVTSHGVITTYLTGTPETLVEGYRAHWVEVYADPNRSAMNLALVVPLAVAFLARKESGWVWRIACAVAVVLAVVAIVFTYSRGGFIGLSVAMAIWAMREQRKMRSVLIGTALALGLAIFAPKSFWQRNETVATFHEDASAMGRVYAWQVTSRISLDKPLLGVGAGAFRHAWPLYAPPEATRAYVAHNIFLDVIGELGWVGLLFFLVFAGGATGAAFEASRSGRVGWLARGLSASMAGYLICDLFSGYILSAHLYVLFGLAACAQRIARAQESEESVKVPVVKGQLAASWEGSNNAA; encoded by the coding sequence ATGGTCGTGGGCGACACGGCGGAGCGTCGGGATGTGGTGGCGTTCTATGCGCTGACCGCCTTCGCGGCGCTGATGTACATGGTGCCGCAGGCGTGGATCCCCGCGCTGGCTCCGTTGCGGCTGGCGCTGCTGACGTCGGGGCTGGCGGCGGGGTTGATGGCCCTGAGGCGATTGGGGCGCGCGGAGCCGCTCTACTTCGACGGCGCGCGAGGCCTGGCGCTGCTGGCCTTCTCGGGGCTGGCGCTGGCCTCGATGACGTGGTCGGTGAACCCGGAGGTGTCGCGCTTCACCGCCATCGAGCTGCTGAAGCTGACGGCCATCTACCTGACGCTGGTGAACGTGGTCACCACGCCCAAGCGGCTGGCGGTGGTGTGCGGGGCGGTGGTGCTGGCCTCGATCGTGACGTCCCACGGCGTCATCACCACGTACCTCACCGGAACGCCCGAGACGCTGGTGGAGGGCTACCGGGCGCACTGGGTGGAGGTGTACGCGGACCCGAACCGCTCGGCGATGAACCTGGCGCTGGTGGTGCCGCTGGCGGTGGCCTTCCTGGCGCGCAAGGAGAGCGGCTGGGTGTGGCGCATCGCGTGTGCCGTGGCGGTGGTGCTGGCGGTGGTGGCCATCGTCTTCACCTACTCGCGCGGTGGCTTCATCGGTCTGTCGGTGGCGATGGCCATCTGGGCGATGCGCGAGCAGAGGAAGATGCGCTCGGTGCTGATCGGCACGGCGCTGGCGCTGGGGCTGGCCATCTTCGCGCCCAAGAGCTTCTGGCAGCGCAACGAGACGGTGGCGACGTTCCACGAGGACGCCTCGGCCATGGGCCGTGTGTACGCGTGGCAGGTGACGTCGCGCATCAGCCTGGACAAGCCGCTGCTGGGCGTGGGGGCGGGTGCCTTCCGCCATGCCTGGCCGCTGTACGCGCCGCCCGAGGCCACTCGCGCGTACGTGGCGCACAACATCTTCCTGGACGTCATCGGGGAGCTGGGCTGGGTGGGCCTGCTCTTCTTCCTGGTGTTCGCCGGAGGCGCGACGGGTGCCGCCTTCGAGGCCTCGCGCAGCGGCCGGGTGGGGTGGTTGGCGCGAGGGCTGTCGGCCTCCATGGCGGGCTACCTCATCTGCGACTTGTTCTCCGGTTACATCTTGTCGGCACATCTCTACGTGTTGTTCGGACTGGCGGCGTGCGCGCAGCGCATCGCCCGGGCGCAGGAGTCGGAGGAATCGGTGAAGGTTCCGGTGGTGAAGGGGCAGCTGGCGGCGAGCTGGGAGGGCTCGAACAATGCGGCGTGA
- a CDS encoding DUF6178 family protein, whose amino-acid sequence MSNGKGNGSSGNGSDTQRALSAVRRQLASLPARRRLDALIESRDARALVRSLPAEDLYFTIMEVGLADSTELVHLASPEQFRTFVDLGGWKKDKLSPHEVLTWLRAARGDEPADFLQKLRGVDTEVLESLLREFTVIHDLEENPDVNPEGVTLETPEGRYLVEFKGVEGPELAGMRVLINDLIADNPFEAVRFLEATRWEVPGELEETAHRFRTARLQDLGFPPLEEAARLFSRVETGPAPAPSSGTALVAGQGQPDYLEAAFRGLDELERENLETELRYLANATLVAEVEEPGELDSIRRVGEMARDYLLLGLEHLTGGDPSRATQVVRDTEMRRVFQVGFSLTLALKFRADRLMKQPLAQVEGMALLFPEEAAALEALRRKRPRRTLKVPGAEAVPFRSRRELAASEEVLARAEAQVALLGALLGGSQARARELLARFGVEPGTLGVDHFFAAVVALALLEGKVDPRPVPSGRGDELGALLFEGTPEAPRLRAGVADRVVAVLEPVVPESARPELRRVVKTTLARLLEELAPSFLQEGKLNPIASVLLPMESGKP is encoded by the coding sequence GTGTCGAACGGCAAGGGAAACGGAAGCAGTGGGAATGGAAGTGACACCCAGCGCGCGCTGAGCGCCGTGCGCCGGCAGCTCGCGTCGCTGCCCGCACGGAGGCGGCTCGATGCCCTCATCGAGTCCCGGGACGCGCGCGCCCTGGTGCGCTCGCTGCCCGCGGAGGACCTCTACTTCACCATCATGGAGGTGGGGCTGGCGGACTCGACCGAGCTCGTCCACCTGGCGTCGCCGGAGCAGTTCCGCACCTTCGTGGACCTGGGCGGGTGGAAGAAGGACAAGCTCTCGCCGCACGAGGTGCTCACCTGGCTGCGCGCCGCGCGCGGGGACGAGCCCGCGGACTTCCTCCAGAAGCTGCGCGGGGTGGACACGGAGGTGCTCGAGTCGCTGCTGCGCGAGTTCACCGTCATCCACGACCTGGAGGAGAACCCGGACGTCAACCCGGAGGGCGTGACGCTGGAGACGCCCGAGGGCCGCTACCTGGTGGAGTTCAAGGGCGTGGAGGGCCCGGAGCTGGCCGGGATGCGCGTCCTGATCAACGATCTGATCGCGGACAACCCCTTCGAGGCGGTGCGCTTCCTGGAGGCCACGCGCTGGGAGGTGCCCGGCGAGCTGGAGGAGACGGCGCACCGCTTCCGCACGGCGCGGCTGCAGGACCTGGGCTTCCCCCCGTTGGAGGAGGCGGCGAGGCTCTTCAGCCGGGTGGAAACGGGGCCGGCGCCGGCTCCGTCCTCGGGGACGGCGCTGGTGGCGGGACAGGGCCAGCCGGACTACCTGGAGGCCGCCTTCCGGGGCCTGGACGAGCTGGAGCGGGAGAACCTGGAGACCGAGCTGCGCTATCTGGCCAACGCCACGCTGGTGGCAGAGGTGGAGGAGCCGGGCGAGCTGGATTCCATCCGGCGCGTGGGCGAGATGGCGCGCGACTACCTGCTGTTGGGGCTGGAGCACCTGACGGGAGGAGACCCCTCGCGGGCCACGCAGGTGGTGCGCGACACGGAGATGCGGCGCGTCTTCCAGGTGGGCTTCTCCCTGACACTGGCGCTCAAGTTCCGCGCGGACCGGCTGATGAAGCAGCCGCTGGCGCAGGTGGAGGGCATGGCGCTCCTCTTCCCGGAGGAGGCGGCGGCCCTCGAGGCGCTGCGCCGCAAGCGCCCGCGCCGGACGTTGAAGGTGCCCGGGGCGGAGGCGGTGCCCTTCCGCTCGCGACGCGAGCTGGCGGCCAGCGAGGAGGTGCTGGCGCGGGCGGAGGCCCAGGTGGCGCTGCTGGGCGCGCTGCTCGGTGGCTCGCAGGCGCGGGCGCGTGAGCTGCTGGCCCGCTTCGGCGTGGAGCCGGGCACGCTGGGGGTGGATCACTTCTTCGCGGCCGTGGTGGCCCTGGCGCTGCTGGAGGGAAAGGTGGACCCGAGGCCGGTGCCCTCGGGGCGGGGCGACGAGCTGGGGGCGCTGCTCTTCGAGGGCACTCCGGAGGCCCCGCGCCTGCGCGCGGGCGTGGCTGATCGCGTGGTGGCGGTGCTGGAGCCGGTGGTGCCCGAGTCGGCCCGGCCCGAGCTGCGCCGCGTGGTGAAGACGACACTCGCCCGGCTGCTGGAGGAGCTTGCACCCTCGTTCCTCCAGGAGGGCAAGTTGAACCCCATCGCCTCCGTTCTGCTGCCCATGGAAAGCGGAAAGCCGTAA
- the yihA gene encoding ribosome biogenesis GTP-binding protein YihA/YsxC codes for MIKILDARFLTTAVEPKGYPTGVATPEVAFVGRSNVGKSSMINALAGRKKLVRVSNTPGRTRTINFFDVDVEREGKRHTVRFADLPGYGFAKVSKTERSSWQSMITTYLEKRRDLKVVVSIIDAEVGPTSDDFQTLDYLQEAKRPILVVATKIDRLPKARRKPRLQSLAEELSLPREAVLSFSATEKLGLDEVWDALLSAVS; via the coding sequence GTGATCAAGATCCTCGATGCCCGGTTCCTCACCACGGCGGTGGAGCCCAAGGGCTACCCCACCGGCGTGGCCACCCCCGAGGTGGCCTTCGTGGGCCGCTCCAACGTGGGCAAGTCGTCCATGATCAACGCGCTGGCCGGCCGCAAGAAGCTGGTGCGCGTCTCCAACACCCCCGGGCGTACCCGGACGATCAACTTCTTCGACGTGGACGTGGAGCGCGAGGGCAAGCGTCACACCGTGCGCTTCGCGGACCTGCCCGGCTACGGCTTCGCCAAGGTGAGCAAGACGGAGCGGTCCAGCTGGCAGTCGATGATCACCACCTACCTGGAGAAGCGGCGGGACCTGAAGGTGGTGGTGAGCATCATCGACGCCGAGGTGGGGCCCACCTCGGACGACTTCCAGACGCTCGACTACCTCCAGGAGGCCAAGCGCCCCATCCTGGTGGTGGCCACGAAGATCGACCGGCTCCCCAAGGCGCGCCGCAAGCCGCGGCTGCAGTCGCTCGCCGAGGAGCTGTCGCTGCCCCGCGAGGCCGTCCTGTCCTTCTCCGCGACGGAGAAGCTGGGCCTGGACGAGGTGTGGGACGCGTTGTTGAGCGCCGTGAGTTGA
- a CDS encoding multiheme c-type cytochrome produces MRARGPWILLLVLAFVLPGAAGAADFLGPESCKGCHPAAYEAWMQSKHARATDSLSETQKKDARCLSCHAPDQSAQSVSHVTCETCHGGGQYYAPAYVMKDAELARLVGLVDPSEKACRTCHDASSPSLKPFNFVEALKAIDHWSAERTAGKQPRAESASPEPATAKKK; encoded by the coding sequence ATGCGCGCTCGTGGCCCCTGGATCCTTTTGCTCGTCCTCGCCTTCGTCCTGCCCGGAGCCGCCGGAGCCGCCGATTTCCTCGGCCCGGAGAGCTGCAAGGGCTGCCACCCGGCCGCCTACGAGGCCTGGATGCAGTCCAAGCATGCCCGTGCCACGGACTCGCTCTCCGAGACGCAGAAGAAGGACGCGCGGTGCCTGTCGTGCCACGCGCCCGACCAATCCGCCCAGAGTGTCTCCCACGTGACGTGTGAGACCTGCCATGGCGGCGGCCAGTACTACGCGCCGGCCTACGTGATGAAGGACGCCGAGCTCGCCCGGCTGGTGGGCCTGGTGGATCCCTCGGAGAAGGCCTGCCGCACCTGCCACGACGCTTCCTCGCCGTCCCTCAAGCCCTTCAACTTCGTCGAGGCCCTCAAGGCCATCGACCACTGGTCCGCCGAGCGCACCGCGGGCAAGCAGCCCCGCGCCGAGAGCGCCTCGCCCGAGCCGGCCACCGCCAAGAAGAAATAG
- the coaE gene encoding dephospho-CoA kinase (Dephospho-CoA kinase (CoaE) performs the final step in coenzyme A biosynthesis.) produces the protein MKIYGLTGGIASGKSTVSRMLRELGAQVLDADVIAREVVEPGTPGLAAVAERFPGVLDAEGRLDRAKLGARVFGDPKERAALNAILHPLIGQQFLLRTQALAEAGVEHLLYDAPLLIENRLHEAMNGVVLVWVPRQVQKARLMSRDGLDEAAAEARLAAQLPLDEKRQHATWLVDNSGDLGATRAQVEEVWRAMLARG, from the coding sequence TTGAAAATCTACGGACTGACTGGCGGTATCGCCTCCGGCAAGAGCACCGTGAGCCGGATGCTGCGGGAGCTGGGCGCCCAGGTGCTGGACGCGGACGTCATCGCCCGCGAGGTGGTGGAGCCCGGCACCCCGGGCCTCGCCGCCGTGGCCGAGCGCTTCCCGGGCGTGCTGGACGCGGAGGGGCGGTTGGATCGGGCGAAGCTGGGGGCGCGCGTCTTCGGGGACCCGAAGGAGCGGGCCGCCCTCAACGCCATCCTCCACCCGCTCATCGGACAGCAGTTCCTCCTGCGCACCCAGGCGCTGGCCGAGGCGGGGGTGGAGCACCTCCTCTATGACGCTCCCCTCCTCATCGAGAACCGGCTGCACGAGGCCATGAACGGGGTGGTGCTGGTGTGGGTGCCCCGCCAGGTGCAGAAGGCCCGGCTCATGTCGCGCGACGGCCTGGACGAGGCGGCGGCGGAGGCCCGGCTGGCCGCTCAGCTACCGCTCGATGAGAAACGCCAGCATGCGACCTGGCTGGTGGACAACTCGGGAGATCTGGGAGCAACCCGGGCCCAGGTGGAAGAGGTGTGGCGCGCCATGCTCGCGCGCGGCTGA
- a CDS encoding SDR family oxidoreductase, whose translation MSEKRKEPRGKAGTYFITGFPGFIGKRLVEHIIREEPKAHVYALVQPKHLKEAQQVASRLHGTGATLELLTGDIVDMHLGLSGEEYQRLCERVTHIYHLAAVFYLGVPKETAWRINVDGTRNVLELARDCEHLKRFNHFSSCHVSGDRVGVIAEDELDCGQGFRNVYEETKFQAERLVQRAAASNMPVTIFRPCSVVGDSRTGEIDRFEGPYYLGILLVTSPLVVPLPLPGNGVAPLNVVPVDYVVRAVWTLSHDERAVGRTFHLVDPNPMSARRVYELIAEKAHKKLPRFNLSARAADVMMRLPVLEKLARPQRAALNYVNHLAIYNCHNTLELLDGTGIRCPPLSSYLDQLVAYVRDQYRQRREQATEVEDPLDRTPTIPDEETGTGPRRSR comes from the coding sequence ATGAGCGAGAAGCGCAAGGAGCCCCGCGGCAAGGCCGGGACGTACTTCATCACCGGCTTCCCGGGGTTCATCGGCAAGCGGCTGGTCGAGCACATCATCCGGGAGGAGCCCAAGGCCCATGTCTATGCCCTGGTGCAGCCCAAGCACCTCAAGGAGGCCCAGCAAGTGGCTTCCCGGCTGCACGGGACGGGGGCCACGCTGGAGCTGCTCACCGGCGACATCGTGGACATGCACCTGGGCCTGTCCGGTGAGGAGTACCAGCGGCTGTGCGAGCGGGTGACGCACATCTACCATCTGGCCGCCGTCTTCTACCTGGGCGTCCCCAAGGAGACGGCCTGGCGCATCAACGTGGACGGCACCCGCAACGTGCTGGAGCTGGCACGCGACTGCGAGCACCTCAAGCGCTTCAACCACTTCTCCTCCTGCCACGTCTCCGGGGACCGGGTGGGCGTCATCGCCGAGGACGAGCTGGACTGCGGCCAGGGTTTCCGCAACGTCTACGAGGAGACCAAGTTCCAGGCGGAGCGGCTCGTCCAGCGCGCCGCCGCCTCCAACATGCCCGTCACCATCTTCCGCCCGTGCAGCGTGGTGGGGGACTCGCGCACGGGGGAGATCGACCGCTTCGAGGGCCCCTACTACCTGGGCATCCTCCTGGTGACGAGCCCGCTGGTGGTGCCCCTGCCGCTGCCCGGCAACGGCGTGGCCCCGCTCAACGTGGTGCCCGTGGACTACGTGGTGCGCGCGGTGTGGACGCTGTCGCACGACGAGCGCGCCGTGGGCCGCACCTTCCACCTGGTGGACCCCAACCCCATGAGCGCCCGCCGCGTCTACGAGCTCATTGCCGAGAAGGCCCACAAGAAGCTGCCCCGCTTCAACCTGAGCGCCCGGGCCGCGGACGTGATGATGCGCCTGCCCGTGCTGGAGAAGCTCGCCCGCCCCCAGCGCGCCGCCCTCAACTACGTCAACCACCTGGCCATCTACAACTGCCACAACACCCTGGAGCTGCTGGACGGCACTGGCATCCGCTGCCCTCCCCTCTCCTCCTATCTGGATCAGCTGGTGGCCTACGTGCGCGATCAGTACCGCCAGCGCCGCGAGCAGGCCACCGAGGTCGAGGACCCGCTGGACCGGACCCCCACCATCCCCGATGAAGAAACGGGCACCGGCCCTCGTCGGAGCCGCTAA
- a CDS encoding aspartate aminotransferase family protein — protein MEKAKAHLLQNYKQQPIVLERGLGSRVWDAEGREYLDLLGGIATCGLGHCHPEVVAAVRSQLEKLWHVSNVFYSEPQIELAGRLTAASGLQRAFFCNSGAEANEALIKLARKVQKDRGNPDRYEIITFENSFHGRTLATVTATGQTKYQKGFEPLPAGFTHVPYGDLEAVKKAVGPNTAAILVEPIQGEGGVRSAPAGFLKALRALCDEKGLLLLVDEIQTGMGRTGKVFAYQHEDILPDGISLAKSLGNGLPIGAMLCTEEAGKSLVPGTHGSTFGGNLIAATAANVVLRKVTDPQMLRDVTQKGDYFLSRLRELQGRLPTVVKEARGHGLLIGVELFQDAAPYIAKCRELGLLLNAAGEKTLRFAPAYTVTHDELDQGVRLLERALKS, from the coding sequence ATGGAGAAGGCCAAGGCCCACCTGCTGCAGAACTACAAGCAGCAGCCCATCGTGCTGGAGCGCGGGCTGGGCTCGCGCGTCTGGGACGCCGAGGGCCGTGAGTATCTGGACCTGCTCGGCGGCATCGCCACGTGCGGGCTCGGCCACTGCCACCCGGAGGTGGTCGCCGCCGTGCGCAGCCAGCTGGAGAAGCTCTGGCACGTCTCCAACGTCTTCTACTCCGAGCCGCAGATCGAGCTGGCCGGCCGGCTCACCGCCGCCTCGGGCCTGCAGCGCGCCTTCTTCTGCAACTCGGGCGCCGAGGCCAACGAGGCCCTCATCAAGCTGGCCCGCAAGGTCCAGAAGGACCGCGGCAACCCGGACCGCTACGAGATCATCACCTTCGAGAACTCCTTCCACGGGCGCACCCTGGCCACCGTCACCGCCACCGGCCAGACGAAGTACCAGAAGGGCTTCGAGCCGCTCCCGGCCGGCTTCACCCACGTGCCCTACGGGGACCTGGAGGCCGTGAAGAAGGCCGTGGGCCCGAACACCGCCGCCATCCTCGTGGAGCCCATCCAGGGCGAGGGCGGCGTGCGCTCGGCTCCCGCGGGCTTCCTCAAGGCCCTGCGCGCCCTGTGCGACGAGAAGGGCCTGCTGCTGCTCGTGGATGAGATCCAGACCGGCATGGGCCGCACCGGCAAGGTCTTCGCCTACCAGCACGAGGACATCCTCCCGGATGGCATCAGCCTGGCGAAGTCGCTCGGCAACGGCCTGCCCATTGGCGCCATGCTGTGCACCGAGGAGGCCGGCAAGAGCCTGGTGCCGGGCACCCACGGCTCCACCTTCGGCGGCAACCTCATCGCCGCCACCGCCGCCAACGTCGTCCTGCGCAAGGTGACGGATCCGCAGATGCTCCGCGACGTGACGCAGAAGGGGGATTACTTCCTCTCCCGCCTGCGCGAGCTCCAGGGTCGCCTGCCCACCGTCGTCAAGGAGGCGCGCGGCCATGGCCTGCTGATCGGCGTGGAGCTCTTCCAGGACGCCGCGCCCTACATCGCCAAGTGCCGCGAGCTCGGCCTGCTCCTCAACGCCGCCGGCGAGAAGACCCTCCGCTTCGCCCCGGCCTACACCGTCACCCATGACGAGCTCGACCAGGGCGTGCGCCTCCTCGAGCGCGCCCTCAAGTCCTGA
- the hslU gene encoding ATP-dependent protease ATPase subunit HslU: protein MSNARKNPTFTPREVVGELDRYIVGQNAAKRAVAIALRNRWRRQQVSEDLRDEIHPKNIIMIGPTGVGKTEIARRLAKLAQAPFVKVEASKFTEVGYVGRDVESMVRDLVEAAIALVRDEEMEKVRARATEIAEDRLAQLLSGQGPTPRPSGGIGFMAPPPPPSAPRLGDMEREKLRAQLRAGTLDDQEVELETTESGTPTFLRNFSGQGMEEIGVNLQDLFKNMPGMSRSQRRKVRAPEALRLLEREEAAKLVDGDRVNREALVRAETSGIIFIDEIDKIASREGGGKGAGPDVSREGVQRDILPIVEGSTVNTKYGQVKTDHMLFIAAGAFHVSKPSDLIPELQGRFPIRVELEPLTGEDLVRILREPRNSLIRQYTALLATEGVQLKFSDDAIMELARIAQSVNERTENIGARRLHTVLERLLDEVSFNASEQGPKDLQIDAAYVRERLASVVQDEDLSRYIL, encoded by the coding sequence GTGAGCAACGCACGAAAGAACCCCACCTTCACTCCGCGCGAGGTCGTGGGCGAGCTGGACCGCTACATCGTCGGGCAGAACGCCGCCAAGCGCGCGGTGGCCATCGCCCTGCGCAACCGCTGGCGCCGCCAGCAGGTCTCCGAGGACCTGCGCGATGAGATCCACCCCAAGAACATCATCATGATCGGCCCCACCGGCGTGGGGAAGACGGAGATCGCCCGGCGCCTGGCGAAGCTCGCCCAGGCTCCCTTCGTCAAGGTGGAGGCCTCCAAGTTCACCGAGGTCGGCTACGTGGGCCGCGATGTCGAGTCCATGGTGCGCGACCTCGTCGAGGCCGCCATCGCGCTCGTGCGCGACGAGGAGATGGAGAAGGTGCGCGCCCGCGCCACGGAGATCGCCGAGGATCGGCTGGCGCAGCTGCTCTCCGGCCAGGGGCCCACCCCGCGTCCCTCGGGGGGCATCGGCTTCATGGCGCCTCCGCCGCCGCCCTCCGCGCCCCGGCTCGGGGATATGGAGCGCGAGAAGCTCCGCGCCCAGCTGCGCGCCGGCACGCTCGATGACCAGGAGGTGGAGCTCGAGACCACCGAGAGCGGGACTCCCACCTTCCTGCGCAACTTCTCCGGCCAGGGCATGGAGGAGATCGGCGTCAACCTGCAGGATCTCTTCAAGAACATGCCCGGCATGAGCCGCTCGCAGCGGCGCAAGGTGCGTGCCCCCGAGGCCCTGCGCCTGCTGGAGCGCGAGGAGGCCGCCAAGCTGGTGGACGGCGACCGCGTCAACCGCGAGGCGCTCGTGCGCGCGGAGACCAGCGGCATCATCTTCATCGACGAGATCGACAAGATCGCCAGCCGCGAGGGCGGAGGGAAGGGCGCCGGCCCGGACGTGTCGCGCGAGGGCGTGCAGCGCGACATCCTCCCCATCGTCGAGGGCTCCACCGTCAACACCAAGTACGGCCAGGTGAAGACGGACCACATGCTCTTCATCGCCGCGGGGGCCTTCCACGTCTCCAAGCCGAGCGACCTCATCCCCGAGCTCCAGGGCCGCTTCCCCATCCGCGTGGAGCTCGAGCCCCTCACGGGCGAGGACCTGGTGCGCATCCTCCGCGAGCCGCGCAACTCGCTCATCCGCCAGTACACCGCGCTGCTCGCCACCGAGGGCGTGCAGCTGAAATTCTCCGACGACGCCATCATGGAACTGGCCCGCATCGCACAGTCCGTGAACGAGCGCACCGAGAACATCGGCGCTCGGCGCCTGCACACTGTTCTGGAGAGGTTGCTGGACGAGGTATCCTTCAACGCCAGCGAGCAGGGCCCGAAGGACCTGCAGATCGATGCCGCGTACGTCCGCGAACGCCTCGCCTCCGTCGTCCAGGACGAGGACCTGTCGCGCTACATCCTCTAG
- the hslV gene encoding ATP-dependent protease subunit HslV has product MFHGTTILCVRREGKVVIAGDGQVSLDKTIMKNTAKKVRRIGEGSVIAGFAGSTADAFTLFERFEARLKEHQKNLARACVELGKDWRTDRFLRRLEALLVVADREKTFILSGSGDVIEPDYGIAAVGSGGSYALAAARALMAHTQLPAREVATHAMQIAADICIYTNSNISIEEL; this is encoded by the coding sequence ATGTTCCACGGCACCACCATCCTCTGCGTCCGCCGCGAGGGAAAGGTCGTCATCGCGGGCGATGGTCAGGTCAGTCTCGACAAGACCATCATGAAGAACACGGCGAAGAAGGTGCGCCGCATCGGCGAGGGCTCCGTCATCGCCGGCTTCGCGGGCAGCACCGCCGACGCCTTCACCCTCTTCGAGCGCTTCGAGGCTCGTCTCAAGGAGCACCAGAAGAACCTGGCCCGCGCCTGCGTGGAGCTCGGGAAGGACTGGCGCACCGACCGCTTCCTCCGCCGCCTGGAGGCCCTGCTCGTCGTGGCCGATCGCGAGAAGACCTTCATCCTCTCCGGCTCCGGCGACGTCATCGAGCCCGACTACGGCATCGCCGCCGTGGGCAGCGGTGGCTCCTACGCGCTCGCCGCCGCCCGCGCCCTCATGGCGCACACGCAGCTGCCCGCCCGTGAGGTGGCCACCCACGCCATGCAGATCGCCGCGGACATCTGCATCTACACCAACTCCAACATCTCCATCGAAGAGCTCTGA
- a CDS encoding Rpn family recombination-promoting nuclease/putative transposase, whose amino-acid sequence MLPAPLAMPGPHDLFARFTFGHPERAAAELRAVLPPHVVSEVDWSSLRRESGSVVDPELRETESDLLFTARLREGRPLRLYVLLEHQSSVDRWMALRMLRYVVRQVEHWRTQHPESTVLPVIIPLVMYHGPDGAWSAPRRAEELFDVPGEGEQRERWRALMPRFGDPPPHAGLQGRALQDR is encoded by the coding sequence ATGCTTCCGGCGCCGCTCGCCATGCCCGGACCCCATGACCTCTTCGCACGCTTCACCTTCGGCCACCCCGAGCGAGCCGCGGCGGAACTGCGTGCCGTCCTGCCTCCGCATGTCGTCTCCGAGGTGGACTGGTCGTCCCTGCGGAGAGAGTCCGGCTCCGTCGTGGACCCGGAGCTGAGGGAGACCGAGAGCGACCTGCTCTTCACGGCCCGCCTGCGCGAGGGCCGGCCGTTGCGGCTGTATGTGCTGCTCGAACACCAGTCCTCGGTGGACAGGTGGATGGCGCTGAGAATGCTGCGTTACGTGGTCCGGCAGGTGGAGCACTGGCGCACACAGCATCCGGAGAGCACGGTGCTCCCGGTCATCATCCCGCTGGTCATGTACCACGGGCCGGACGGGGCCTGGTCGGCACCCCGCCGGGCGGAGGAGCTCTTCGACGTGCCGGGCGAGGGGGAACAACGGGAGCGCTGGAGGGCGCTGATGCCACGCTTCGGCGACCCGCCTCCGCATGCTGGGCTACAAGGTCGCGCTTTGCAGGATCGATGA
- a CDS encoding Hint domain-containing protein — protein sequence MTILGIASQASAVTWAPSEYRCTFDQITNSSQAYGRQRWAQIQANKNLYQLAGKPKDSRFWSPVFTEDANTAYLTYQIYIYPVYVDPRVNYDIWIGPGAAGSQAQVTPSSWTLTGEQLAQLGHLEKPADVLNDGVCEPGCYTPDQQVLFEAGEQSISAAQSIGRADLITLSPDATLDNLTYIANPVATYTLDKDPAKQEILDFHMESGGSLSVTEHHPLVTSEGAVSKAMDFIPGEYLVKQDGTLDKILAIERREWFGKVYNLRPVSRDLTSNILVAQGYLNGSIRYQSEYVEELNRIILRNNVPADLVLGE from the coding sequence ATGACGATTCTGGGTATTGCATCCCAGGCATCCGCCGTCACCTGGGCTCCCTCAGAGTACCGTTGCACCTTTGATCAGATCACCAACTCGAGCCAGGCCTATGGGCGGCAGCGGTGGGCCCAGATTCAGGCGAACAAGAACCTCTATCAGCTCGCGGGCAAACCGAAGGACAGCCGCTTCTGGTCCCCCGTCTTCACGGAGGATGCCAACACCGCGTATCTCACTTATCAGATCTACATCTACCCGGTGTATGTGGATCCCAGGGTGAACTACGACATCTGGATCGGGCCCGGTGCCGCCGGCTCCCAGGCCCAGGTGACGCCCAGCTCCTGGACCCTGACGGGTGAACAGCTCGCTCAACTGGGCCACCTGGAGAAGCCCGCGGACGTCCTCAACGATGGCGTGTGCGAGCCGGGTTGCTACACCCCCGACCAGCAGGTCCTCTTCGAGGCGGGTGAGCAGAGCATCTCCGCGGCCCAGTCCATTGGCCGCGCGGATCTGATCACCCTCTCGCCGGACGCCACCCTCGACAACCTCACCTACATCGCCAACCCTGTCGCGACCTACACCCTGGACAAGGATCCCGCGAAGCAGGAGATCCTGGACTTCCACATGGAGTCGGGTGGCAGCCTGTCGGTGACGGAGCATCACCCGCTCGTCACCAGCGAGGGCGCAGTCTCCAAGGCCATGGATTTCATCCCGGGTGAGTACCTGGTCAAGCAGGATGGCACGCTCGACAAGATCCTCGCCATCGAGCGGCGGGAGTGGTTCGGCAAGGTCTACAACCTGCGTCCCGTGAGCCGGGATCTCACCTCCAACATCCTGGTGGCCCAGGGCTATCTCAATGGCTCCATCCGCTACCAGAGCGAGTACGTGGAGGAGCTCAACCGGATCATCCTGCGCAACAACGTCCCCGCGGATCTCGTCCTCGGGGAGTGA